The following coding sequences lie in one Alloacidobacterium dinghuense genomic window:
- a CDS encoding pyrrolo-quinoline quinone translates to MTTSQYDNARTGAYLNESTLTPQNVNPQQFGKIFTLKVDGDVYAQPLFLGGVEIPGKGRHDVVFIATEHDSMYAFDAYGSPSEPLWQVSFLKNGASTVKSWAVQCPFIEPEVGITSTPVIDAKSGTLYVLARTAMTHTISATEFHQQLHALAVTTGVEKFGGPVEIRATVPGRGDGSRNGNVEFGPLRENPRAALLLADGTVYLTWASSCDVGPYHGWVMAYDAQSLKQKAVFNASPDADDSGIWASDTGPAADQAGNVYVATGNGQFDAAANGGRDFGDSLLKLQGQDLKPIDYFTPFNANELDRNDDDLGSGGPMLLPDQPVAHPHLVVVGGKAPLIYVLDRDHLGHFRPGSNLQAVQTIATKGGIYGSMAYWNHHVYVLSDSDALRDYEVINSKLTPKAASSFTFVDHAATPTVSANGDKNGIVWVVSSKAWNSGDRKAVLHACDATNIAHELYNSNQNAARDQAGTALRFNIPTVVNGHVYVGAKSEVDVYGLLPVKR, encoded by the coding sequence ATGACCACGTCGCAATATGACAATGCGCGTACTGGCGCTTACCTCAACGAGTCAACGCTCACTCCGCAGAATGTCAATCCGCAACAGTTTGGAAAGATTTTCACCCTGAAGGTGGATGGAGATGTGTATGCGCAACCGCTCTTTTTGGGAGGTGTGGAGATTCCAGGCAAGGGCAGGCACGACGTGGTTTTTATTGCGACAGAGCATGACAGTATGTACGCCTTCGATGCTTATGGGAGTCCTTCTGAGCCGCTGTGGCAGGTCAGTTTTCTAAAAAATGGTGCTTCGACGGTTAAATCGTGGGCTGTGCAGTGTCCTTTCATCGAGCCAGAAGTTGGGATCACCTCAACTCCGGTGATCGATGCGAAGTCAGGAACACTATATGTCCTGGCCCGCACAGCAATGACACACACGATCTCTGCTACCGAGTTTCACCAGCAACTGCACGCGCTGGCGGTAACGACTGGTGTGGAGAAATTCGGTGGCCCGGTAGAGATAAGGGCTACGGTGCCCGGACGCGGCGATGGCAGCAGAAACGGCAATGTGGAGTTTGGGCCGCTGCGGGAGAATCCGCGCGCAGCGCTGCTACTAGCAGATGGCACGGTGTATCTAACGTGGGCGTCTTCCTGCGATGTTGGGCCGTATCATGGCTGGGTGATGGCTTATGATGCGCAAAGCCTGAAGCAGAAGGCGGTGTTCAACGCTTCTCCGGATGCAGATGACAGCGGAATATGGGCGAGTGATACAGGGCCTGCGGCAGACCAGGCTGGCAATGTTTATGTGGCTACGGGAAACGGGCAATTTGACGCGGCGGCGAACGGTGGGCGTGATTTTGGTGATTCATTACTCAAGCTTCAAGGCCAGGATCTCAAACCGATCGATTACTTTACGCCCTTCAACGCAAATGAATTGGACCGGAACGACGACGATCTGGGCTCGGGCGGTCCCATGCTTCTACCGGATCAGCCGGTGGCTCATCCGCATCTGGTCGTTGTTGGTGGGAAGGCTCCACTTATCTATGTTCTGGATCGCGATCATCTGGGGCATTTTCGGCCGGGAAGCAATCTGCAGGCAGTGCAGACGATAGCAACGAAGGGTGGCATCTATGGGTCGATGGCGTACTGGAACCACCATGTCTATGTGCTGAGTGACAGTGATGCGCTGCGTGACTATGAAGTGATCAACAGCAAACTTACGCCGAAGGCAGCCAGCAGCTTTACGTTTGTGGACCACGCGGCTACGCCGACGGTTTCCGCCAATGGGGACAAGAACGGCATTGTCTGGGTGGTGAGTTCCAAGGCTTGGAATTCTGGGGATCGCAAGGCGGTCCTTCATGCCTGCGATGCCACGAATATTGCGCATGAACTCTACAACAGCAATCAGAATGCGGCGCGCGATCAGGCCGGCACGGCTCTTCGATTCAACATCCCGACGGTTGTGAACGGTCACGTATATGTGGGAGCCAAAAGCGAAGTCGATGTCTATGGGTTGCTTCCTGTGAAGCGATGA
- a CDS encoding MarR family winged helix-turn-helix transcriptional regulator: MKESELPQLPCLCASFRRAARALTQHYDEAIRPLGLRVTQLTVLQALSLTGGISQGKLGEILAMDSTTLTRTLELMRRSGWVSRKRGADRREWWLQLSASGHDQLRRALPAWKKAQSQMADQLGDKLWHDLFKLADRVTTVATNPGDLS; the protein is encoded by the coding sequence ATGAAAGAGTCTGAATTGCCTCAGCTTCCCTGCCTGTGTGCGAGTTTTCGCCGCGCAGCGCGAGCCTTGACACAGCATTATGACGAGGCAATCCGACCGCTGGGCTTGCGAGTTACTCAGCTTACGGTACTGCAGGCACTTTCTCTGACAGGAGGCATCTCGCAAGGAAAGCTAGGCGAGATTCTGGCTATGGATAGCACGACCCTGACGCGGACGCTGGAACTCATGCGGCGGTCTGGTTGGGTCTCAAGAAAACGCGGCGCAGACCGCAGGGAATGGTGGTTGCAGTTGTCGGCTTCGGGCCACGATCAACTCAGGCGGGCGCTTCCCGCCTGGAAGAAAGCTCAATCGCAGATGGCTGACCAACTTGGAGACAAGCTCTGGCACGATCTTTTCAAGTTGGCCGACCGCGTAACAACTGTTGCAACAAACCCGGGAGACTTGTCATGA
- a CDS encoding acetamidase/formamidase family protein: MEKCLLLSACLGLALAPSCYGAEYTLSASPTTVAWGYYSAKAKPVLSIHSGDTVRVETSCACPPPERLEQLLDQAGIKATEIPQFYRDVHEKVTDKGPGGHILTGPIAIEEAEPGDVLEVRILKTELNTPYAVNSFGVGRGFLPDDFPYSKNRVIPLDREKMIAHFAAGIEIPLHPFFGSMGVAPPEGAGRYNSAPPWMHAGNMDNKELVAGTTLYIPVHAKGALFEVGDGHAGQGNGEVDITAMETFLTGTFQFIVHKEQHLLWPRAETPTSYIAMGFNEDLKAATEMAVRNMIDFLVTEKHLSRDEAYALTSVAIDVDITQLVDGKVGVHAMCPKAIFTGK, encoded by the coding sequence ATGGAAAAGTGCCTGCTGCTCTCAGCTTGTCTTGGTCTCGCGTTGGCTCCATCCTGCTACGGAGCCGAGTACACCCTCAGTGCAAGTCCCACGACTGTTGCCTGGGGATATTACTCAGCTAAAGCCAAACCGGTTCTGAGCATCCACTCCGGTGACACAGTGCGTGTCGAAACTTCTTGCGCCTGTCCGCCTCCGGAACGTCTTGAACAACTCTTAGACCAAGCCGGGATCAAGGCGACAGAGATCCCACAGTTCTACCGCGACGTGCATGAGAAGGTTACCGACAAAGGCCCCGGTGGCCATATTCTTACCGGGCCCATTGCGATTGAAGAAGCCGAGCCTGGAGACGTCCTCGAGGTCCGTATCCTCAAAACCGAGCTCAACACCCCTTATGCTGTGAACTCCTTTGGCGTAGGCCGCGGCTTCCTGCCTGATGACTTCCCCTACAGCAAAAACCGCGTCATCCCGCTCGACCGTGAAAAGATGATTGCGCACTTCGCGGCCGGAATCGAAATCCCTCTTCATCCCTTCTTCGGCAGTATGGGCGTAGCTCCGCCCGAGGGTGCGGGCCGCTACAACAGCGCTCCACCATGGATGCACGCCGGCAACATGGACAATAAGGAACTCGTCGCCGGAACCACGCTCTACATTCCCGTCCACGCGAAAGGCGCTCTCTTTGAAGTGGGGGACGGCCATGCCGGGCAAGGCAACGGCGAAGTCGACATCACTGCCATGGAAACCTTTCTCACTGGAACCTTCCAGTTCATCGTGCACAAAGAGCAGCATCTCCTCTGGCCGCGTGCCGAAACGCCCACCTCCTATATCGCCATGGGCTTCAACGAGGATCTGAAAGCAGCAACCGAGATGGCCGTCCGCAACATGATCGACTTCCTCGTAACAGAAAAACATCTCAGCCGCGACGAGGCTTACGCACTCACCAGCGTCGCGATAGACGTCGACATCACTCAGCTTGTCGATGGAAAAGTCGGCGTGCACGCGATGTGCCCGAAGGCAATCTTCACCGGCAAGTAG
- a CDS encoding ATP-binding response regulator produces the protein MTIGLPSNPQPRKALLVGTDALVTNTVSTVLSAWTLIRVNDSEAALSLLKKDCVDLVVTGEQSHANEDIGLLRKIRRAWPHTRMIILTDESTPADAIAAIRFHAFSYFSKPYTQQALSDMLRLASEAPAWDDGIDLISATPEWIVLTARCDLGTAERLFQFAHEVADLPESEQERVGLAFREMLLNAMEHGGHFDPSKHVEISYTRARHVVMCRIKDPGEGFSKGENPYAASSNPPDDPFRHLKFRQADGVRPGGYGMVMAKQMVDEVIYGEKGNDVLLIKYLDMTATENSSGTN, from the coding sequence ATGACGATTGGCCTACCCTCGAATCCGCAGCCAAGGAAGGCGCTTCTTGTAGGCACTGACGCGCTCGTGACGAATACCGTTTCGACGGTTCTCTCCGCATGGACTCTCATACGTGTGAACGATAGCGAGGCGGCACTTTCTCTGCTGAAAAAAGATTGTGTCGATCTCGTGGTGACTGGAGAGCAGAGCCACGCTAACGAGGACATCGGGCTGCTCAGGAAGATTCGGCGCGCTTGGCCCCATACGCGGATGATCATCCTGACGGACGAGAGTACTCCGGCGGACGCGATTGCTGCGATTCGCTTTCACGCATTCAGCTATTTCTCGAAGCCGTACACACAGCAGGCCCTTAGCGATATGCTGCGACTTGCATCCGAGGCTCCGGCGTGGGACGACGGTATTGATTTGATTTCGGCAACGCCGGAATGGATCGTTTTGACTGCGCGTTGCGACCTGGGCACGGCTGAGCGGCTATTTCAATTTGCTCACGAAGTGGCGGATTTGCCCGAATCGGAACAAGAGAGGGTGGGCCTGGCGTTTCGGGAGATGCTGCTCAATGCCATGGAGCATGGTGGCCATTTCGATCCGAGCAAACATGTCGAGATTTCGTACACGCGTGCGCGTCACGTGGTCATGTGCAGGATCAAAGATCCGGGAGAAGGATTCTCCAAGGGGGAGAATCCTTATGCCGCCAGCAGTAATCCTCCGGACGATCCGTTTCGCCATTTGAAATTCCGCCAGGCTGACGGCGTGCGACCCGGAGGATATGGCATGGTGATGGCCAAGCAGATGGTCGATGAGGTGATCTACGGCGAAAAGGGAAATGACGTGCTGCTTATCAAGTACCTCGATATGACGGCCACCGAAAACAGCAGTGGTACAAATTGA
- a CDS encoding acyl-CoA carboxylase subunit beta has translation MNGPESRFNNTLASKLDPSNHRARNNAMGMMALVASIHEQEREIREGGGAKAIDAQHAKKRLTARERISLLLDPNTELFELALFAAFNMYEEWGGAPSAGVVSGLGRVAGKLCLIIANDATVKAGAFFPMTAKKVIRAQTIALENRIPTLYLVDSAGIFLPLQEDVFPDQDDFGRIFRNNAVMSAMGIPQITAIMGMCVAGGAYLPVMTDHVLMTEGSGLFLAGPALVQAAIGQKYSAEELGGATMHAEISGTVDFKEPNDHLCIARLRSLVAKIGQGPQAPFSRIKFDPEKDAPKYAAADLYSLLDPNPAKAAVNAYDTHELIARIVDRSEFDEYRPDYGRTLLCGYARIGGTAIGIVANQKTSQPQTSHTGEKRVEFGGVIYSESAEKAARFIMDCNQNLVPLIFLHDVNGFMVGRDAEWSGIIRAGAKMVTAVSNSTVPKISVIVGGSFGAGNYAMCGKAYDPRFIFAWPTARYAVMSGASAANTLVEIKIRQLERGGKKLSDKEKEELLASIKATYEEQTDCRYAAARLWVDAIIDPAKTRETLMTALEAASFNAEIPRFNPGVLQT, from the coding sequence ATGAACGGTCCAGAATCCAGATTCAATAACACCCTCGCTTCCAAACTTGATCCCAGCAATCACCGCGCTCGCAACAACGCCATGGGCATGATGGCGCTCGTCGCCAGCATTCACGAGCAGGAACGGGAAATCCGTGAAGGTGGCGGCGCAAAAGCCATCGATGCGCAACATGCCAAGAAACGCCTCACCGCACGCGAACGCATCTCACTGCTCCTAGACCCCAATACAGAACTATTCGAGCTGGCCCTCTTCGCCGCTTTTAATATGTATGAAGAATGGGGCGGCGCACCCTCCGCAGGCGTCGTCTCCGGCCTCGGCCGCGTCGCGGGAAAGCTCTGCCTGATCATCGCCAATGACGCCACGGTCAAAGCCGGAGCCTTCTTCCCCATGACCGCCAAGAAGGTCATCCGCGCGCAGACCATCGCGCTGGAGAACCGCATCCCGACGCTCTACCTGGTCGACTCTGCGGGCATTTTTCTCCCCCTGCAGGAAGACGTCTTTCCCGACCAGGACGACTTCGGCCGCATCTTCCGCAACAACGCTGTCATGTCCGCCATGGGCATTCCGCAGATCACCGCCATCATGGGCATGTGCGTCGCTGGCGGCGCCTATCTTCCCGTCATGACCGACCACGTCCTTATGACAGAAGGCAGCGGCCTCTTCCTCGCCGGACCGGCATTGGTTCAGGCTGCTATCGGACAGAAATATTCGGCAGAAGAACTGGGCGGCGCAACCATGCACGCCGAAATCTCCGGCACCGTCGACTTCAAGGAACCGAACGACCACCTCTGCATCGCCCGTCTGCGCTCCCTCGTCGCAAAAATCGGCCAGGGACCGCAAGCCCCCTTCAGCCGCATTAAATTCGACCCGGAAAAAGACGCCCCGAAATATGCAGCCGCCGATCTATACTCCCTGCTTGATCCCAACCCGGCAAAAGCCGCCGTCAACGCCTATGACACGCACGAACTCATCGCCCGCATCGTAGACCGCAGTGAGTTCGACGAGTACCGCCCCGACTACGGCCGTACCCTCCTCTGCGGCTACGCGCGCATCGGAGGCACCGCCATCGGCATCGTGGCCAACCAGAAAACCTCGCAGCCTCAGACCAGCCACACCGGAGAGAAGCGCGTCGAATTCGGCGGCGTCATCTACTCCGAGAGCGCCGAAAAAGCCGCCCGCTTCATCATGGACTGCAACCAGAATCTCGTCCCGCTCATTTTCCTGCACGACGTCAATGGCTTCATGGTGGGCCGCGACGCCGAATGGAGCGGCATCATTCGCGCCGGCGCAAAGATGGTCACCGCCGTCTCCAACTCCACGGTGCCCAAGATCAGCGTCATCGTCGGCGGATCATTTGGCGCAGGCAACTACGCCATGTGCGGTAAAGCCTACGACCCGCGCTTCATCTTCGCCTGGCCCACGGCGCGCTACGCCGTCATGAGCGGGGCGTCGGCTGCGAATACATTGGTCGAAATCAAAATCCGCCAGCTCGAACGCGGCGGTAAAAAACTAAGCGACAAGGAAAAAGAAGAACTACTCGCTTCGATCAAGGCTACCTACGAAGAACAAACCGACTGCCGCTACGCCGCCGCGCGCCTCTGGGTCGATGCCATCATAGACCCGGCCAAAACACGCGAAACCCTGATGACTGCTCTAGAAGCCGCTTCATTCAATGCCGAGATCCCAAGATTCAACCCCGGCGTCCTGCAAACCTGA
- a CDS encoding VWA domain-containing protein → MLQATGQAPSGSDEKKLIPPAPEVAENAITSQRRISLDVVATDSSGKALSGLEQQDFTILDNNQPQKMTSFEALQGTTADPPVEVILLIDLVNTGFSRVAYERQEIDKFLRQNNGKLAYPTTIVVFTDTGTQIQPQPSRDGNAMADLLDSTNSALRVIGRSAGFYGAQERLQTSFTAMDRLISYEGTKQGRKMVLWLSPGWPLLSGPNVEFSSKDQQSFFSWIANFSNALRTSRMTLYAIDPVGAGDGSMLRTFYYESFLKGVKSSKQAGPGNLALQVLATQSGGRVLNSSNDLLGEINSCVADASAYYSMSFDSAPSDHVNEYHPLTVKVDKPGVKTRTNAAYYGQP, encoded by the coding sequence ATGCTACAGGCCACAGGACAGGCACCCTCCGGTTCAGATGAGAAAAAGTTGATACCGCCCGCTCCGGAAGTGGCAGAGAACGCAATCACGAGCCAACGGCGTATCAGCCTTGATGTGGTTGCAACTGATTCTTCAGGCAAAGCTCTGTCCGGATTGGAGCAGCAGGACTTTACGATTCTGGACAACAATCAGCCCCAAAAGATGACTTCATTTGAAGCTTTGCAGGGGACCACGGCTGATCCGCCGGTTGAAGTGATCCTGCTGATCGACCTGGTAAACACGGGCTTTTCGCGGGTTGCGTATGAGCGGCAGGAGATTGATAAGTTTCTTCGGCAGAATAACGGGAAGCTTGCCTATCCGACGACCATCGTCGTGTTTACGGATACGGGCACGCAGATTCAACCACAACCATCGCGGGACGGAAATGCGATGGCGGATCTGCTGGACTCGACCAATTCGGCGCTTCGAGTCATCGGCAGGTCTGCAGGCTTCTACGGTGCGCAGGAGCGGCTACAGACGTCTTTCACTGCTATGGATCGGTTGATCAGCTATGAAGGCACAAAGCAAGGTCGGAAGATGGTTCTTTGGCTCAGCCCAGGGTGGCCGCTGTTGTCCGGGCCAAATGTCGAGTTCAGTTCGAAGGACCAGCAGTCGTTCTTTTCTTGGATTGCGAATTTCAGCAACGCTCTCCGGACGTCACGCATGACGTTGTACGCCATCGACCCAGTCGGTGCGGGAGACGGCAGCATGTTGCGCACGTTTTATTACGAGAGCTTTTTGAAAGGCGTGAAGAGCTCAAAGCAAGCGGGCCCCGGCAACCTCGCGCTGCAGGTTCTGGCAACGCAGAGCGGCGGGCGCGTATTGAATTCAAGCAACGATTTGCTGGGCGAGATTAACTCGTGCGTTGCGGATGCGAGCGCTTACTATTCGATGTCGTTTGATTCCGCTCCGTCGGACCATGTGAATGAATACCATCCGCTAACGGTAAAGGTTGATAAGCCTGGGGTGAAAACGCGGACGAATGCCGCTTATTATGGGCAGCCTTAA
- a CDS encoding FAD-binding protein, which translates to MNKRDFLKTSGILLSGATLSRFVPPEAVEAQSSGTTGPRTNWAGNLTYSTNNLYTPTSVEEVQQVVKRCDKLRALGARHSFNAIADSTANQISLEHLDEMTIDSKAHTVTVGAGVRYGRLAPYLDSQGYALHNLASLPHITVIGACSTATHGSGIHNGNLSTAVSALEFVQADGTLATLSRAKDGDTFNGTVVALGALGVSTRITLDLLPTFQMRQAVYEDLSFDQLQHNLDAIFGSGYSISLFTDWQKHQATQVWIKKRMEPGMSSTLPPEFYGATLATQKLHPITGHDATPCTEQQGIPGPWYERMPHFRMNFTPSSGAELQTEYFVPREHGYEAILAVEKLRDRITPHLFITELRTIAADNLWMSMAYKRDSLAIHFTWKPEWPAVKEILPLIEKQLAPFDPRPHWAKLFTIPPKELEAKYAKLPDFKSLVKQHDPGGKFRNAFLDTNLYTA; encoded by the coding sequence ATGAACAAGCGCGATTTCCTCAAAACATCCGGCATACTACTGAGTGGAGCCACCTTGTCCCGATTCGTTCCCCCAGAAGCAGTTGAAGCCCAAAGCAGCGGGACCACCGGACCGCGCACCAACTGGGCTGGCAATCTCACTTATTCGACAAACAATCTCTACACCCCGACTTCAGTAGAAGAAGTCCAGCAGGTCGTCAAGCGTTGCGACAAGCTCCGCGCCTTGGGCGCACGCCACTCCTTCAACGCCATCGCCGACAGCACCGCCAACCAGATCTCGCTCGAACACCTCGATGAGATGACCATCGATAGCAAGGCGCACACTGTCACCGTCGGAGCAGGCGTCCGCTACGGCAGGCTTGCCCCCTATCTCGACTCTCAAGGCTACGCCCTGCATAATCTCGCCTCTCTGCCTCACATCACGGTCATCGGAGCGTGCTCGACGGCAACCCACGGCTCCGGCATCCACAACGGCAACCTCAGTACCGCCGTCTCCGCCCTCGAATTCGTCCAGGCCGACGGCACCCTCGCCACGCTCTCCCGCGCCAAAGATGGTGATACATTCAACGGCACAGTCGTCGCTCTAGGAGCCCTCGGCGTCTCCACCCGCATCACACTCGATCTGCTGCCCACTTTCCAAATGCGGCAGGCGGTCTACGAAGATCTCTCCTTCGACCAACTCCAGCACAATCTCGACGCCATCTTCGGCAGCGGATACAGCATCAGCCTTTTCACCGACTGGCAAAAGCATCAAGCCACGCAGGTCTGGATCAAGAAACGCATGGAACCGGGAATGTCATCCACGTTGCCGCCGGAGTTCTACGGGGCAACGCTCGCCACACAGAAACTACACCCCATCACGGGACACGACGCCACCCCCTGCACCGAACAGCAAGGCATTCCCGGACCATGGTATGAACGCATGCCGCACTTCCGCATGAACTTCACACCTTCAAGCGGAGCCGAGCTGCAAACCGAATACTTCGTCCCACGCGAGCACGGCTACGAAGCCATCCTCGCCGTCGAAAAGCTGCGTGACCGCATCACCCCGCACCTCTTCATCACCGAGCTGCGCACCATCGCCGCGGATAATCTCTGGATGAGCATGGCCTACAAGCGCGATTCACTCGCCATCCACTTCACCTGGAAACCCGAATGGCCGGCAGTGAAAGAAATCCTCCCGCTCATCGAAAAACAGCTCGCGCCCTTCGACCCGCGCCCGCACTGGGCCAAGCTCTTCACTATCCCGCCGAAGGAGCTGGAAGCAAAATACGCAAAGCTGCCCGACTTCAAGTCGCTGGTCAAGCAGCACGACCCAGGCGGCAAATTCCGCAACGCGTTTCTGGACACGAACCTCTACACGGCTTAG
- a CDS encoding MmcQ/YjbR family DNA-binding protein yields MYAADFRRIALSLEGAEESSHMGAPDFRVEGRIFATLAAQSQGYGNLMLTVEQQHAFIEDRPDLFVPIKGGWGRMGMTHIVLEKADEDSLRGALTTAWNLRVEKNTKSQKKGHSDKKRLSRQ; encoded by the coding sequence ATGTACGCAGCAGACTTTCGCCGCATCGCATTAAGCCTCGAAGGGGCGGAAGAAAGCTCGCACATGGGCGCACCCGACTTTCGCGTCGAAGGCAGAATCTTTGCCACACTTGCAGCCCAAAGCCAGGGTTACGGCAACCTCATGCTCACGGTAGAACAGCAACATGCCTTCATCGAAGACCGCCCTGACCTCTTCGTCCCCATCAAAGGAGGCTGGGGACGCATGGGAATGACACACATCGTCCTCGAAAAGGCCGACGAGGACTCATTGCGCGGTGCCCTAACCACCGCCTGGAACTTGCGCGTGGAGAAAAACACGAAATCCCAAAAGAAAGGCCACTCAGATAAAAAGCGCCTGTCACGACAATGA
- a CDS encoding DUF5522 domain-containing protein, which translates to MSNLPPSDTAPLIEGVDYYMDGPYLVFTEVYHLKRGYCCESGCRHCPWRQAEALEDEM; encoded by the coding sequence ATGAGCAACCTCCCACCGTCTGACACCGCGCCCTTGATTGAGGGGGTGGATTACTACATGGATGGGCCTTACCTGGTTTTCACCGAGGTGTACCACCTGAAGCGCGGGTACTGCTGCGAGTCGGGGTGTAGGCATTGTCCATGGCGGCAGGCCGAAGCTCTTGAGGATGAGATGTGA